A single window of Syntrophobacterales bacterium DNA harbors:
- a CDS encoding zinc ribbon domain-containing protein gives MPIYEYECISCGHSFERVMKVAEDAPCCPSCGASQVKKLVTPFRTNAWANFLDGMEKKVSPGKFK, from the coding sequence ATGCCGATTTATGAATATGAGTGCATATCCTGCGGACATAGTTTCGAGCGGGTGATGAAGGTTGCGGAAGACGCCCCTTGCTGCCCATCCTGCGGGGCGTCCCAAGTTAAAAAACTCGTCACCCCGTTTCGGACAAACGCGTGGGCGAATTTCCTTGACGGGATGGAAAAGAAGGTAAGCCCGGGGAAA